One Rhizobium sp. 9140 genomic region harbors:
- a CDS encoding carbohydrate ABC transporter permease — protein MTVVSNLSPAAGRPKPRSSAWRGLLYIAPAMALVLLFFVIPVIMTAWMSLHAWPLMGAQRWIGINNYIRMINDTRFLSALRFTALYTVVATIAIFAVAFPLALFVEKQRRFVGAYRTVIFLPVVVGLATASLLWVWLANVDSGFIGPLLKALGIVERIPNLLASFDSAFLTIIVMVVWKIAGFTMIILLTGLQAIPADIVEAARIDGAKRWQRFRYLTLPLMRRTIALALIISVTGSILAFDQFYIMTAGGPQNRMISVVYYIFNQSFVSFNLGYGASLSIVLLAILVAISIVQLWLLKVGDDKA, from the coding sequence ATGACCGTCGTTTCCAACCTGTCGCCCGCTGCGGGACGCCCGAAACCGAGGTCGTCGGCCTGGCGTGGTCTACTGTACATCGCACCCGCCATGGCGCTCGTCCTCCTGTTCTTCGTCATTCCGGTGATAATGACGGCTTGGATGAGCCTGCATGCCTGGCCACTGATGGGCGCTCAGCGCTGGATCGGGATCAACAACTATATCCGTATGATCAATGACACGCGGTTTCTGTCGGCCCTGCGGTTCACGGCGCTTTACACGGTCGTTGCCACCATCGCGATCTTCGCCGTTGCCTTTCCGCTGGCGCTCTTTGTGGAAAAGCAGCGGCGTTTCGTGGGCGCCTATCGCACGGTCATCTTCCTGCCCGTCGTCGTCGGGTTGGCCACTGCATCGCTCCTGTGGGTGTGGCTGGCCAATGTGGACAGTGGCTTCATCGGGCCACTCCTCAAAGCGCTTGGTATTGTCGAGCGCATCCCCAACCTGCTTGCCAGTTTCGACAGCGCGTTTCTGACCATCATCGTCATGGTCGTCTGGAAAATTGCGGGCTTCACCATGATCATCCTGCTCACCGGCCTGCAGGCTATTCCGGCCGATATCGTCGAGGCGGCACGCATCGACGGGGCGAAGCGCTGGCAACGGTTTCGCTACCTGACACTTCCTTTGATGCGCCGCACGATCGCGCTGGCCCTCATCATCTCCGTCACCGGTTCAATCCTCGCCTTCGACCAGTTCTACATCATGACGGCCGGCGGACCCCAAAACCGGATGATCTCGGTCGTCTACTACATCTTCAACCAGTCCTTCGTGTCCTTCAACCTCGGCTACGGCGCCTCGCTCTCGATCGTGCTGCTCGCCATCCTCGTTGCCATCAGCATCGTGCAGCTCTGGCTGCTGAAGGTCGGAGACGACAAGGCATGA
- a CDS encoding carbohydrate ABC transporter permease yields MTATGVAIEVRPNPANEAAKLARARRKRNGAVAYHTAGVAIVLFFLAPFAIAFLASFRSGAEGMTPPLPPWPTTGFSLDSYRSLDTFGAGVWQHTLNSLIVSLATVVLTVAISLLAGYGFSRYRFPLKNTLFVLIIATLMIPFQSILTPLFIILAKLGLNNSLFGLVLVYVTLQLPFSVFMMRNAFDAVPKEIEEAARIDGARDLKLLVRVLLPLVLPGAATVAIFAFLNAWNEFLAALVLLSSNDNYTMPVLMMAVRAGRLGAINWGAVQAGVVVMTIPCLVIFLLLQRYYMRGLMAGAVK; encoded by the coding sequence ATGACAGCGACCGGCGTCGCCATCGAGGTTCGACCGAACCCGGCGAACGAGGCCGCAAAGCTCGCCCGTGCGCGCCGCAAGCGCAATGGTGCGGTCGCCTACCATACGGCCGGCGTCGCCATCGTCCTCTTCTTTCTTGCACCCTTTGCCATCGCCTTCCTTGCCTCGTTCCGCAGCGGTGCGGAAGGCATGACCCCGCCGCTGCCGCCTTGGCCAACGACGGGTTTCAGCCTCGATTCCTATCGCTCGCTCGATACGTTCGGTGCGGGTGTCTGGCAGCATACGCTGAACTCGCTGATCGTGTCGCTCGCCACCGTCGTGCTCACCGTCGCCATCAGCCTGCTCGCGGGCTACGGATTCTCACGCTATCGCTTCCCGCTGAAGAACACGCTGTTCGTGCTGATTATCGCGACGCTGATGATCCCGTTTCAATCGATTCTGACGCCGCTGTTCATTATCCTGGCAAAGCTCGGGCTCAACAACTCGCTCTTCGGGCTGGTGCTGGTCTATGTCACGCTGCAGCTGCCCTTCTCCGTGTTCATGATGCGCAATGCCTTCGATGCCGTGCCGAAGGAGATTGAAGAGGCTGCGCGGATCGATGGGGCGCGGGACCTCAAGTTGCTGGTGCGCGTGCTCCTGCCGCTCGTCCTTCCAGGCGCCGCCACCGTTGCGATCTTCGCCTTCCTTAATGCCTGGAACGAGTTTCTCGCGGCGCTCGTGCTTCTCTCAAGCAACGACAACTACACCATGCCCGTCCTCATGATGGCCGTGCGGGCCGGCCGGCTCGGCGCGATCAACTGGGGCGCGGTCCAGGCCGGGGTGGTCGTCATGACGATCCCGTGCCTCGTCATTTTTCTTCTCCTCCAACGCTACTACATGCGCGGCCTCATGGCCGGCGCCGTCAAGTGA
- a CDS encoding chemotaxis protein CheB — protein MSDVRPQAVVIGASAGALEALTLILPALPADFPVPIMLVVHIPGDKRSVLAELFQAKCRIRVMEVEDKEPLSGGTAYFAPPNYHLLVEGNRTLSLSSDEPVMYSRPSIDVLFESAADAFGGALIGIVLTGANHDGARGLRAISDAGGHAVVQDPATAFAAAMPEGAIARCPDARVLPLDAIAAYLQKVVCA, from the coding sequence ATGAGCGACGTTCGCCCCCAAGCTGTCGTCATCGGTGCCTCTGCCGGTGCTTTGGAGGCCCTCACGCTCATCCTGCCGGCTTTGCCGGCCGATTTCCCAGTGCCGATCATGCTCGTCGTCCATATTCCCGGCGACAAACGCAGCGTGCTCGCCGAGCTGTTTCAGGCGAAATGCCGGATCAGAGTGATGGAGGTGGAGGACAAGGAGCCGCTGTCCGGCGGAACGGCCTATTTCGCGCCGCCCAACTATCATCTGCTCGTCGAAGGGAATAGAACGCTTTCACTCTCCAGCGACGAACCTGTGATGTACTCCCGACCTTCCATCGATGTCCTTTTCGAGAGTGCTGCTGATGCGTTCGGGGGAGCGCTGATCGGCATCGTGCTCACCGGCGCCAATCACGACGGCGCCCGGGGCCTTCGTGCCATTTCGGATGCCGGCGGCCATGCCGTCGTTCAGGATCCGGCGACGGCTTTTGCCGCAGCAATGCCCGAAGGTGCAATCGCACGGTGTCCCGACGCTCGAGTGTTGCCGCTTGACGCAATCGCGGCGTACCTTCAGAAGGTCGTATGCGCATGA
- a CDS encoding response regulator yields MTDINQPRTSSLKLGLDPVVAFSLAGALVFFLISGAVAYLNLHTLRDNNDKIVHTHEVIVALGKLLSSAQDAETGQRGFLLTDNARYLDPYNVAVLAVPRHLNDIARLVQNNPAQERRIEAIRLSVDAKFAELRETIELRRSQGLPAALAVVNSDRGKAAMDAIRSQLFEMGQEETRQRQQWLSEMDDAYGTALVSSIFSGILGLLLTVAIGVLIRRATLARRREDWLQAGQVGLSTAVMGDQRTEQLGDSILTFLADYAGALAGAIFVGDRGIFQRSSTYGVPDGADIPRQFKLREGLLGQAAAGEKAVLVADVPDGYLSFGSALGGDKPRHLVISPAIIDGEVNAVIELGFLRPIDESVLALLEQAAASIATAVRSANYRTDLQNLLAETQRQSEELQVQSEELRVSNEELEEQGRALKESQAKLEQQQVELEQTNSQLEEQTRQLETQRDDLERVNGAVQLKARELEQASRYKSDFLANMSHELRTPLNSLLILAKLLADNSEDNLTGEQVKYAQTIESSGNDLLTLINDILDLSKIEAGHIDIRPEAVSVERLANNLRQVFDPVAKNKQLDFAVEIAPECPPVIETDLQRLEQVLKNLLSNAFKFTSAGKVSVSIRRAGIRHGGGEGQVALAVTDSGIGIPEDQQRNIFEAFHQADGTISRRYGGTGLGLSISRELVRLLGGAIHLESQPGQGSTFTITVPETYDATRVAARQPRESAAAAPAAPAPVRPPVGTAMIEQRETPAVSRARLVEDDRAAPFDNKRVLLIIEDDVTFAAILRDLSREMGFRTLVAGTAQEALELARQFMPSAIVLDVGLPDQSGLSVLDRLKRDVQTRHIPIHMVSGDDHTETALSLGAVGYMLKPVKREQLVEVLQKLEAKLSQRVHRVLIVEDNDVQREAVARLLTSHDVETVTAGTAAECLKLLQEQTFDCIVLDLSLPDASGYSLLETLSQDSESAFPPVIVYTGRVLSADDELQLRRYSKSIIIKGAKSPERLLDEVSLFLHQVVSDLPAEQQKMIRKARSRDALLEGRRILVVEDDVRNVYALTNILEPRGAVIEIARNGQEALDALAKSTGQPGTGIDLVLMDVMMPVMDGLTATREIRKNTQWKKLPIITLTAKAMPDDQQRCIEAGANDYMAKPLDVEKLLSLVRVWMPR; encoded by the coding sequence ATGACAGATATCAATCAGCCCAGAACATCGAGCCTCAAGCTCGGTCTTGATCCTGTCGTCGCCTTCAGCCTTGCCGGAGCGCTGGTCTTCTTCCTGATCAGCGGCGCCGTCGCCTATCTCAACCTGCATACCTTGCGCGACAACAACGACAAGATCGTCCATACCCACGAGGTCATCGTGGCGCTTGGCAAGCTTCTGTCGAGTGCGCAGGATGCGGAAACCGGGCAGCGTGGCTTCCTGCTGACGGACAATGCCCGCTATCTCGATCCTTACAATGTCGCCGTCCTTGCCGTTCCCCGGCACCTCAACGATATTGCCCGGCTGGTGCAGAACAATCCCGCACAAGAGCGCCGTATCGAGGCGATCCGTCTCAGCGTCGATGCCAAGTTCGCCGAGTTGAGAGAAACTATCGAGCTGCGCCGGAGCCAAGGCCTTCCGGCAGCGCTTGCCGTCGTCAACTCGGATCGCGGCAAGGCGGCGATGGACGCCATTCGATCACAGCTTTTCGAGATGGGACAGGAAGAAACGCGCCAGCGGCAGCAGTGGCTGAGCGAGATGGACGACGCCTATGGCACCGCCCTCGTTAGCAGCATCTTTTCCGGCATTCTGGGGCTTCTCCTGACGGTTGCCATCGGCGTCCTCATCCGCCGCGCCACCCTTGCGCGCCGCCGAGAGGACTGGCTGCAGGCAGGGCAGGTGGGCCTCAGCACCGCGGTCATGGGCGACCAGCGCACGGAGCAGCTGGGCGACAGTATTCTCACCTTTCTGGCGGACTATGCCGGAGCCCTAGCGGGCGCGATTTTCGTCGGTGACAGGGGCATTTTCCAACGGTCCTCGACCTATGGCGTTCCCGATGGCGCGGACATTCCGCGTCAGTTCAAGCTGCGGGAAGGCCTGCTCGGGCAGGCGGCGGCCGGCGAGAAGGCGGTGTTGGTCGCGGATGTTCCCGATGGCTACCTGTCCTTCGGCTCGGCGCTCGGGGGCGATAAGCCTCGGCACCTGGTCATTTCCCCTGCCATCATCGATGGGGAGGTCAATGCGGTGATCGAGCTGGGATTCCTCCGCCCGATCGACGAGAGCGTTCTCGCTCTGCTGGAGCAGGCGGCCGCATCGATCGCGACCGCCGTCCGGTCGGCAAACTACCGCACCGACCTTCAGAACCTTCTGGCCGAAACCCAGCGCCAATCCGAGGAACTGCAAGTCCAGAGCGAAGAGCTGCGGGTTTCCAACGAAGAGCTGGAGGAGCAGGGCCGGGCGCTGAAGGAATCCCAGGCGAAGCTCGAGCAGCAGCAGGTGGAACTCGAACAGACCAATTCGCAGCTGGAAGAGCAGACGCGCCAGCTGGAAACGCAGCGCGACGATCTGGAGCGCGTCAACGGGGCGGTGCAACTGAAGGCGCGTGAGCTGGAGCAGGCCAGCCGCTACAAATCCGACTTCCTCGCTAACATGTCGCACGAGTTGCGCACGCCGCTCAACTCGCTGCTGATTCTCGCAAAGCTGCTCGCCGACAATTCCGAGGACAACCTGACCGGCGAACAGGTGAAGTACGCCCAGACGATCGAATCCTCCGGCAACGACCTTCTCACCCTGATCAACGACATCCTCGATCTCTCGAAGATCGAGGCAGGGCACATCGATATTCGCCCGGAGGCGGTTTCTGTCGAGCGGCTTGCCAACAATCTGCGGCAGGTGTTCGATCCCGTGGCGAAGAACAAGCAACTTGATTTCGCGGTGGAGATCGCGCCGGAATGCCCGCCGGTGATCGAGACCGATTTGCAGCGGCTTGAACAGGTTTTGAAGAATCTCCTGTCCAACGCGTTCAAGTTCACCTCCGCCGGCAAGGTATCCGTGTCCATCCGTCGTGCTGGGATAAGGCATGGCGGCGGGGAGGGGCAGGTCGCGCTCGCCGTCACCGACAGCGGCATCGGCATCCCCGAGGACCAGCAGCGCAACATCTTCGAGGCCTTCCATCAGGCCGACGGCACGATCAGCCGTCGTTATGGCGGAACGGGCCTCGGCCTGTCGATCTCCCGCGAGCTCGTTCGTCTGCTGGGCGGGGCGATCCATCTGGAGAGCCAGCCGGGTCAGGGCAGCACGTTTACGATCACCGTCCCGGAAACCTACGACGCGACGCGGGTCGCCGCGCGGCAGCCGCGCGAGAGCGCTGCGGCGGCGCCTGCCGCACCTGCACCTGTGCGCCCCCCGGTCGGCACTGCCATGATCGAGCAACGCGAGACACCTGCCGTTTCCAGGGCACGTCTCGTGGAAGACGACCGCGCCGCACCGTTCGACAACAAGCGCGTGCTGCTGATCATCGAGGACGACGTGACGTTCGCGGCGATCCTGCGGGACCTCTCGCGCGAGATGGGCTTCCGCACGCTGGTTGCCGGCACGGCGCAGGAGGCTCTGGAGCTCGCCCGCCAATTCATGCCGAGCGCCATCGTGCTCGATGTCGGCCTTCCTGACCAGTCAGGGCTCTCGGTCCTCGACCGGCTGAAGCGCGACGTGCAGACGCGGCATATTCCCATCCACATGGTTTCGGGCGACGACCATACGGAAACGGCGCTCTCGCTTGGTGCCGTCGGCTACATGCTGAAGCCGGTGAAACGCGAGCAGCTGGTCGAGGTGCTGCAGAAGCTCGAGGCGAAACTTTCGCAGCGGGTGCACCGCGTGCTGATCGTCGAGGACAACGACGTCCAGCGCGAGGCGGTGGCGCGCCTCCTCACCTCCCACGACGTGGAGACAGTGACCGCGGGAACCGCGGCCGAATGCCTGAAGCTCCTGCAGGAGCAGACTTTCGACTGCATCGTTCTCGATCTCTCGCTGCCCGATGCCTCCGGCTATTCGCTGCTGGAGACGCTGAGCCAGGACAGCGAAAGCGCCTTCCCGCCGGTCATCGTTTATACCGGCCGTGTGCTGTCGGCCGATGACGAACTGCAACTGCGCCGCTATTCCAAGTCGATCATCATCAAGGGCGCGAAATCGCCGGAGCGGCTCTTGGACGAGGTCAGTCTGTTTCTGCACCAGGTCGTGTCCGACCTGCCTGCCGAGCAGCAGAAGATGATCCGCAAGGCCCGCAGCCGTGACGCGCTTCTGGAAGGCCGCCGCATCCTCGTCGTCGAGGACGATGTGCGCAACGTCTATGCGTTGACCAATATTCTTGAGCCGCGCGGCGCCGTGATCGAGATCGCGCGCAACGGACAGGAAGCGCTGGATGCGCTGGCAAAATCGACAGGCCAGCCGGGTACCGGCATCGATCTCGTGCTGATGGACGTGATGATGCCGGTCATGGACGGCCTGACGGCGACGCGGGAGATCCGGAAGAACACCCAATGGAAGAAGCTGCCGATCATCACCCTCACGGCCAAAGCCATGCCCGACGACCAGCAGCGCTGCATCGAGGCCGGGGCGAACGACTACATGGCAAAACCGCTCGACGTTGAGAAACTGCTGTCGCTTGTTCGCGTCTGGATGCCGCGATGA
- a CDS encoding LacI family DNA-binding transcriptional regulator produces the protein MRGKGGRQTIRDLAAMAGVSISTASKALNDTGRMGEETRQRVKRVAREIGFRPNALAQGLLSKRSFTIGLLTNDTYGRFTLPVMAGVSEALVDRGVSVFLCAIEDDPALGQVHVDAMLDKQVDGIIATGKRVDRRLPIDLSDVPVPVVYAFTEGGPDSVSFRSDDAHGATLAVEWLKASGRQRIVHVTGPEDFFSVRERSGAFRAVIGKGASVLFGEWSETWGRDAVDRIWASPGEKPDGLFCGNDQIARGAVDALRERGIRVPEDVAIVGFDNWEIVAAQMRPPLTSVDMDLKELGRQAGLTILALAEGQPVEPGVRTLPCRLVVRQSCGVGSPETEKRR, from the coding sequence ATGCGCGGCAAGGGAGGACGGCAGACGATCCGGGATCTTGCGGCCATGGCAGGGGTCAGCATTTCCACGGCGTCGAAGGCGCTGAACGACACGGGTCGCATGGGCGAGGAGACGCGCCAGCGGGTCAAGCGCGTCGCACGCGAGATCGGCTTTCGGCCGAACGCGCTGGCGCAGGGATTGTTGTCGAAGCGCAGCTTCACCATAGGCCTCCTGACGAACGACACCTACGGTCGCTTCACTCTGCCGGTCATGGCGGGCGTTTCCGAAGCCCTGGTCGATCGCGGCGTCTCGGTTTTCCTTTGCGCCATCGAGGACGATCCGGCGCTCGGTCAGGTGCATGTGGATGCGATGCTCGACAAGCAGGTGGACGGTATCATCGCTACGGGAAAACGCGTCGATCGTCGCTTGCCGATCGACCTGTCGGATGTGCCGGTGCCCGTGGTCTACGCCTTTACCGAGGGCGGACCGGACAGTGTGTCTTTCCGCTCGGACGATGCGCATGGCGCGACGCTCGCCGTGGAATGGCTGAAGGCGAGCGGGCGGCAACGGATCGTGCATGTGACCGGCCCGGAGGACTTCTTTTCGGTCCGCGAGCGGAGCGGCGCCTTTCGCGCAGTGATCGGGAAGGGGGCAAGCGTTCTCTTCGGCGAATGGTCGGAGACCTGGGGACGGGATGCCGTCGACAGGATCTGGGCTTCCCCCGGCGAGAAGCCCGATGGTCTCTTCTGCGGCAACGACCAGATCGCTCGGGGCGCGGTGGACGCTCTACGAGAACGCGGCATTCGTGTGCCTGAGGATGTTGCGATCGTCGGTTTCGACAATTGGGAGATTGTCGCAGCCCAGATGCGTCCGCCACTGACATCGGTGGACATGGACCTGAAAGAACTCGGGCGTCAGGCGGGCCTGACCATCCTCGCGCTGGCGGAAGGCCAGCCCGTGGAGCCGGGCGTGAGAACGTTGCCGTGCCGGTTGGTGGTTCGGCAATCATGTGGGGTCGGGAGCCCCGAGACTGAGAAACGGCGCTGA
- a CDS encoding response regulator: MTPVTFLLVDDLEENLLSLEALLRRDGLTLLKARSGDQALELLLQHDVALALIDVQMPGLDGFELAELMRGNERTRRVPIIFVTAGSTDGKRRFRGYEAGAVDFIQKPIETDILRSKADVFFELYRQRQQISEQRDELEAQAQALREADRRKDEFLATLAHELRNPLAPLRHGLDVLRRNPTGEAAEGIREMMDRQMVHLVRLIDDLLDVSRVSQGKIGLRKERIAVETIIRSAIEASLPLIDASGHRLTVDLPGEPLWLDADPTRMAQVVANLLNNAAKYTPAGGQIGIAVRALGGSAVIDVSDNGIGIPETLQSDVFQLFAQVDGHLERAQGGLGIGLALVRQLVVLHGGTVEVTSAGTGKGSVFTVRLPLGQAPDVVAAPAIFIEPTTDEPQHGATQTPRSLKVLIVDDNVIVADALGLMLEEIGHQCEAIHDGREALDVATRFRPDVILLDIGLPGMDGYEVCRAFRNQDRFKATTIIAQTGWGQDKDKVKALEAGFTHHLTKPVLIDDLEHLLKMIPVA; this comes from the coding sequence ATGACCCCCGTTACCTTTCTGCTGGTCGATGACCTGGAGGAAAACCTCCTCTCGCTGGAAGCCCTTCTGCGCCGCGACGGCCTGACGCTTCTCAAGGCGCGCTCCGGCGACCAGGCACTGGAACTCCTGCTGCAGCATGACGTGGCTCTGGCGCTGATCGACGTGCAGATGCCCGGCCTCGATGGCTTTGAGCTTGCCGAGCTGATGCGCGGCAACGAACGCACCCGCCGCGTGCCCATCATTTTCGTCACGGCCGGCAGCACGGATGGAAAGCGCCGATTCCGCGGCTACGAGGCTGGAGCCGTCGATTTCATTCAGAAACCGATCGAAACCGACATTCTCCGGAGCAAGGCCGACGTCTTCTTCGAACTTTACCGGCAGCGCCAGCAAATCTCCGAGCAGCGCGACGAACTGGAGGCGCAGGCGCAGGCCCTGCGCGAAGCGGATCGCCGCAAGGATGAATTTCTGGCGACGCTGGCGCACGAGTTGCGCAATCCGCTGGCACCTCTGCGCCATGGGCTCGATGTGCTGCGCCGGAACCCGACAGGGGAGGCCGCCGAGGGCATTCGCGAGATGATGGATCGGCAGATGGTGCATCTGGTGCGGCTGATCGATGATTTGCTTGACGTTTCCCGCGTCAGCCAGGGCAAGATCGGACTGCGCAAGGAGCGCATCGCGGTCGAGACGATCATCCGGTCCGCCATTGAGGCGAGCCTTCCGCTCATCGACGCTTCCGGACACCGGCTGACCGTGGATCTGCCCGGCGAACCCCTCTGGCTGGATGCAGACCCGACCCGCATGGCGCAGGTCGTCGCCAACCTTCTCAACAATGCCGCGAAATATACGCCGGCCGGCGGGCAGATCGGGATTGCGGTCCGCGCGCTGGGCGGCAGCGCCGTTATCGACGTCTCCGACAACGGCATCGGCATTCCCGAAACGCTGCAGTCCGACGTATTCCAGCTGTTCGCGCAGGTCGATGGTCATCTGGAGCGCGCGCAGGGCGGCCTGGGTATCGGGCTTGCCCTCGTCCGCCAACTCGTCGTTCTCCATGGCGGCACCGTCGAGGTTACGAGCGCCGGCACCGGCAAGGGGAGCGTTTTCACTGTTCGCCTTCCGCTTGGGCAAGCGCCTGACGTCGTCGCCGCGCCCGCTATCTTCATCGAGCCGACGACGGACGAGCCCCAGCATGGGGCGACACAGACGCCGCGTTCTCTGAAGGTGCTGATCGTGGATGACAATGTCATCGTGGCGGATGCGCTCGGCTTGATGCTGGAAGAGATCGGCCATCAGTGCGAGGCGATCCATGACGGGCGCGAAGCGCTCGACGTCGCTACGCGCTTCCGGCCGGATGTCATCCTTCTCGATATCGGCCTGCCGGGCATGGACGGCTACGAAGTCTGCCGCGCCTTCCGCAACCAGGACCGGTTCAAGGCGACGACCATCATCGCCCAGACGGGGTGGGGGCAGGACAAGGACAAGGTGAAGGCGCTCGAGGCGGGCTTTACCCATCACTTGACGAAGCCGGTCCTGATCGACGACCTTGAGCACCTGCTCAAAATGATCCCCGTCGCCTGA
- a CDS encoding ABC transporter substrate-binding protein, whose protein sequence is MMKKLLAATSLLALSLSPGLASAETINMWVRTGVGDAFKNVVAAYNAGHEDKVELTEVPFSELVQKYATSIAGGQAPDALSMDLIYTPAFAAAGQLEDLTDWAKSLPYFNALSPSHVRLGTYEDKLYGLPLSVETSVFAWNKGLYRKAGLDPEKAPANWDEITANAEKIRALGDDTYGFYFSGGGCGGCMIFTFTPLVWGAGADILSADGKTATLDTPEMRKAVDIYRNMVRKDLVPSGAASDNGTNFLSFTNGKIGQQSLGAFAIGTLVTEHPTIDFGVTLIPGVNGQPSSFAGGDNVVVTKGTTKLEPVKSFIQFIYSEEGQKIMAKYGSLPTRGDIADEVLKGLDPRMGVGMKAIAVAKTPYTLQFNDLINSANGPWATFINASIFGDDVDGAFSSAQSEMQSIIDSGQ, encoded by the coding sequence ATGATGAAAAAGCTTCTCGCTGCGACAAGCCTGCTCGCTCTGTCTCTGAGCCCAGGCCTCGCCTCGGCCGAAACCATCAATATGTGGGTGCGCACCGGCGTTGGCGACGCCTTCAAGAATGTCGTCGCCGCCTACAATGCGGGCCATGAGGACAAGGTCGAGCTGACCGAAGTTCCTTTCTCGGAACTCGTGCAGAAATACGCGACCTCGATTGCCGGCGGTCAGGCGCCGGACGCGCTGTCGATGGACCTGATCTATACCCCGGCCTTCGCCGCTGCTGGCCAGCTCGAAGACCTAACCGACTGGGCAAAAAGCCTGCCCTACTTCAATGCCCTGTCGCCGTCGCATGTTCGTCTCGGCACCTATGAGGACAAGCTCTACGGCCTGCCATTGTCCGTCGAGACCTCCGTCTTCGCCTGGAACAAGGGCCTCTACCGCAAAGCCGGCCTCGACCCCGAAAAGGCACCCGCCAACTGGGACGAGATCACCGCGAACGCCGAGAAGATCCGCGCGCTCGGCGACGACACCTACGGCTTCTACTTTTCGGGCGGCGGCTGTGGCGGCTGCATGATCTTCACCTTCACGCCGCTCGTCTGGGGTGCGGGTGCCGATATATTGTCGGCAGACGGCAAGACTGCGACGCTGGATACACCGGAAATGCGCAAGGCGGTCGATATCTACCGCAATATGGTCAGGAAGGACCTCGTGCCATCGGGTGCGGCCAGTGACAACGGCACGAATTTTCTGTCCTTTACCAATGGCAAGATCGGCCAGCAGAGCCTTGGCGCCTTCGCCATCGGCACACTCGTCACCGAGCATCCGACGATCGATTTCGGCGTCACGCTGATCCCCGGCGTCAACGGGCAACCCTCGTCCTTTGCCGGCGGCGACAATGTGGTGGTGACCAAGGGCACGACCAAGCTAGAGCCGGTCAAGTCCTTCATCCAGTTCATCTATTCGGAAGAAGGCCAGAAGATCATGGCGAAGTACGGCAGCCTGCCGACCCGTGGCGATATCGCCGATGAGGTGTTGAAGGGTCTCGATCCGCGCATGGGCGTGGGCATGAAGGCGATCGCGGTCGCAAAGACGCCCTATACCCTGCAGTTCAACGATCTGATCAACAGCGCCAACGGTCCTTGGGCAACCTTCATCAACGCCTCGATCTTCGGCGACGACGTCGATGGCGCGTTCTCTTCGGCACAGTCCGAGATGCAGTCGATCATCGACAGCGGCCAGTGA
- a CDS encoding CheR family methyltransferase, translated as MSDLCALEKVEDIEIRLLLEALYSRYHYDFRGYAMASIKRRLRQALEQLHISTISGLQERLLHDRDMLPQLLGYLTVQVSEMFRDPDYFRAIREQVIPHLRTYPSLKVWVAGCSHGEELYSLVVLFREEGLEDRTLFYATDISQDALQIAEAGVYPLDRMQLFTENHRKSGGKSSLSDYYQAAYGRVSFDRTLRRNVVFSDHSLVTDAVFGEMNLVSCRNVLIYFDRTLQDRALGLFKDSLPRNGFLGLGAKESIRFSDHAGAFRDFVREEKIYQRIGE; from the coding sequence ATGAGTGATCTTTGCGCGTTGGAAAAGGTCGAGGATATCGAGATCCGGCTGCTGTTGGAAGCTCTTTACTCCCGATACCATTATGATTTTCGCGGCTACGCCATGGCATCCATCAAACGACGCCTGCGCCAGGCGCTGGAGCAGCTTCATATCTCCACCATTTCGGGGCTTCAGGAACGCCTTCTGCACGACCGGGACATGCTGCCGCAACTGCTTGGCTACCTGACCGTTCAGGTCAGTGAGATGTTTCGCGATCCCGACTATTTCCGTGCGATCCGCGAACAGGTCATACCGCATCTGCGGACCTACCCTTCGCTGAAAGTCTGGGTGGCTGGCTGCAGCCATGGCGAGGAACTCTATTCCCTCGTCGTCCTCTTTCGCGAGGAGGGGCTCGAAGACCGGACGCTGTTCTACGCGACCGACATCAGCCAGGACGCGTTGCAGATCGCGGAGGCCGGCGTCTATCCGCTCGACCGCATGCAGCTTTTCACCGAAAACCATCGTAAGTCAGGCGGCAAGTCGTCGCTCTCGGATTACTATCAGGCAGCCTATGGCCGGGTATCCTTCGACCGGACACTGCGGCGCAACGTTGTGTTCTCCGATCACAGCCTCGTCACGGATGCCGTCTTTGGCGAGATGAACCTGGTTTCCTGTCGCAACGTGCTGATCTATTTCGATCGCACCCTACAGGATCGCGCGCTGGGCCTCTTCAAGGACTCGCTGCCACGAAACGGGTTCCTCGGCCTCGGCGCGAAGGAAAGCATCCGTTTTTCCGATCATGCTGGCGCGTTTCGCGACTTCGTGCGCGAGGAAAAGATCTACCAGAGGATCGGCGAATGA